The window CGGGGCTCTGGATGCCGAAGGGTGCTCTCCCTCGTGCTCCTTCTCGCCCTCATCCTTGCGGTGCTCGCCACTATATACATCGCCCTGTTTCCTCCTCCGGGAGAGCCCTTCACCGAGTTCTACATGCTGGGCGAGAGGGGAAAGGCTGCCGACTATCCCACGCACCTCATGGTCGGGGAAAAGGGCACGGTGATTGTGGGCATCGTGAACCATGAGCACGCCCCCATCACATATCGGCTGGTGGTGCGCCTGGATGGTGTGGTGGTGCACACCGAGAGCGTCCCTCTCGAGGACGGCAAAAAATGGGAGAAGTCCATCGCGTTTTCTCCCACCCACAGGGGAAAGCAGAGGCTGGAGCTTCTGCTCTATCGGAATGGCGAGGTGTACCGCTCGCTTCACCTGTGGGTGGATGTGGTATAGGGGAGCATCATCCCGACCCATCCCCTTCCATCCACGAGCGTTCTCAGCACTGCAGCGCCCAATAGGAGCACGAGCCCTATCTTGAGCACGTGGGGGTCTGCTATGCCGTACAGGGTGTGGTGGTAATCCATGAGCCCGATGTTGAGCCTCTCCATGGAGAGTGGCCAGAGATAGCGGCACCTGTTGATGATGAGCGCGTCCTCGAACAGGTGGGCACCAAACCCGACGCCAGCGAACACGAAGGAGTCTCTGAACTTTATTCCAAAGGGGTGAAGCAGAAACGCTGCTGCAGTCGCATACACCGCGAGCACCGCTATGTTGTGAAAGTCTCCGTGCCCTATGGGCTGACCCAGCACGAGCACCGTGATGCCAACCTTCCTGAGCAGCGCATCCGCGAACACATCGGCATCTGGGGCGTAGGCGCTCGCCACGATGAGCCAAGAGTGTTCCCTTCCCGTCGCCCTCCG is drawn from Methermicoccus shengliensis DSM 18856 and contains these coding sequences:
- a CDS encoding DUF1616 domain-containing protein; amino-acid sequence: MREADMGGEGRECSTRGSGCRRVLSLVLLLALILAVLATIYIALFPPPGEPFTEFYMLGERGKAADYPTHLMVGEKGTVIVGIVNHEHAPITYRLVVRLDGVVVHTESVPLEDGKKWEKSIAFSPTHRGKQRLELLLYRNGEVYRSLHLWVDVV
- a CDS encoding metal-dependent hydrolase is translated as MILEHLIYSTAIAIVFGMLYRRATGREHSWLIVASAYAPDADVFADALLRKVGITVLVLGQPIGHGDFHNIAVLAVYATAAAFLLHPFGIKFRDSFVFAGVGFGAHLFEDALIINRCRYLWPLSMERLNIGLMDYHHTLYGIADPHVLKIGLVLLLGAAVLRTLVDGRGWVGMMLPYTTSTHR